GGCGGCCTCGATCGCCGAGATCGCCGGCGCCGATGGCATCACCTGTCACCTCCGCCTTGATCGCCGCCACATCCAGGAACGCGACCTGCGCTTGTTGCGCCAAACGATCCACACGAAATTGAACGTCGAAATCTGCCCGGTGCAGGAGATGATCGGGATCTGTCTTGAGTTGGGACCGGACATCGTGACGCTCGTTCCCGAGCGGCCCGAGGAGGTGACCACCGAGGGCGGCCTGTCGATCACGCACAACCGCGAGGGCATCGGCAACGCGCTGAACCTGCTCTCGCAGCGCGATATCCGCGTGAGCGTCTTCATCGACCCGTCGTCGGACCAGATCAAGGCGGCGCACGAGATCGGCGTGCGCGCCATCGAGATCAACACGTCGCGTTACTGCGAGGCGCCGGAGGCCGACACGCGACGCCGCGAGTATCAGAACGTACTTGATGCGGCGCGGCTCGCCGAGCGCCTCAAGATGCGGGTCGCCGCGGGCCACGCGCTGAATTACCGCAACGTCGGCGCCATCGCTGCGATCCCGCATATCACCGAGCTCAACATCGGCCACTCCAT
The window above is part of the bacterium genome. Proteins encoded here:
- a CDS encoding pyridoxine 5'-phosphate synthase — encoded protein: MTELNVNVDHVATVRQARGVADPDPVWAASIAEIAGADGITCHLRLDRRHIQERDLRLLRQTIHTKLNVEICPVQEMIGICLELGPDIVTLVPERPEEVTTEGGLSITHNREGIGNALNLLSQRDIRVSVFIDPSSDQIKAAHEIGVRAIEINTSRYCEAPEADTRRREYQNVLDAARLAERLKMRVAAGHALNYRNVGAIAAIPHITELNIGHSIVARAVLVGFERAVREMIDAVRNARGTDE